From Poecile atricapillus isolate bPoeAtr1 chromosome 11, bPoeAtr1.hap1, whole genome shotgun sequence, one genomic window encodes:
- the RAB11A gene encoding ras-related protein Rab-11A produces the protein MGTRDDEYDYLFKVVLIGDSGVGKSNLLSRFTRNEFNLESKSTIGVEFATRSIQVDGKTIKAQIWDTAGQERYRAITSAYYRGAVGALLVYDIAKHLTYENVERWLKELRDHADSNIVIMLVGNKSDLRHLRAVPTDEARAFAEKNGLSFIETSALDSTNVEAAFQTILTEIYRIVSQKQMSDRRENDMSPSNNVVPIHVPPTTENKPKMQCCQNI, from the exons TCGTACTTATTGGAGACTCTGGAGTAGGCAAGAGCAACCTTCTGTCTCGATTCACTCGCAATGAGTTTAACTTGGAAAGCAAGAGCACCATTGGAGTGGAGTTTGCCACGAGGAGCATCCAGGTGGATGGGAAGACAATAAAGGCTCAGatctgggacacagcagggcaggagcgATACCGAGCCATAACCTCAGC gtacTACCGTGGAGCCGTGGGGGCACTGCTGGTGTACGACATCGCCAAGCACCTCACGTATGAGAACGTGGAGCGGTGGCTGAAGGAGCTGCGGGACCACGCTGACAGCAACATCGTCATCATGCTCGTGGGCAACAAGAGCGACCTGCGCCACCTCAGAGCCGTCCCCACAGATGAGGCCAGAGCTTTCGCAG AGAAGAATGGTTTGTCATTTATTGAGACGTCTGCTTTAGACTCTACAAATGTGGAAGCAGCTTTCCAGACTATTCTGACAG AGATCTATCGGATTGTTTCCCAGAAGCAGATGTCTGACAGACGTGAGAATGACATGTCCCCAAGCAACAACGTGGTTCCCATCCACGTCCCTCCAACcactgaaaacaaaccaaagatgCAGTGCTGTCAGAATATATAA